From a region of the Danio aesculapii chromosome 4, fDanAes4.1, whole genome shotgun sequence genome:
- the ndufa12 gene encoding NADH dehydrogenase [ubiquinone] 1 alpha subcomplex subunit 12, with protein MAGYATLMRRFVGEFTGHGGVKGFLVQLFRVQETKTGALIGTDKYGNKYYEDNRFFFGRHRWVIYTTEMNGKNTFWDVDGSMVPAEWHRWLHCMTDDPPTTHPPEPKKFLAKVHQINLSGTLDCYVPFSTTRKKIHEWVPPKVSQK; from the exons ATGGCGGGGTACGCGACTTTAATGCGGAGGTTCGTCGGTGAATTTACCGGTCACGGCGGTGTAAAAGGCTTCCTGGTGCAGTTGTTCAG GGTTCAAGAAACCAAAACAGGAGCTTTGATCGGTACTGACAAATATGGCAATAAATACTATGAGGACAACAGATTCTTCTTTG GCCGTCACCGATGGGTGATTTACACCACCGAGATGAATGGCAAGAATACTTTTTGGGATGTTGATGGCAGCATGGTCCCTGCTGAATG GCACCGCTGGCTGCACTGTATGACAGACGATCCTCCCACCACTCACCCTCCAGAGCCCAAGAAGTTCCTGGCCAAGGTTCATCAGATCAATCTAAGCGGGACACTTGACTGCTATGTACCCTTTTCAACCACTCGCAAGAAGATCCATGAGTGGGTCCCTCCTAAGGTCAGCCAGAAATAA
- the LOC130223513 gene encoding golgin subfamily A member 6-like protein 24 produces MEEEKENNEEEERMMEKEEKQNEEGRMMEEEKENKEKEEKMNEEKNQEDNGKEEQITPPILAEQGTDDDEQEIMEKSDRMKEESVEEEKEEEDIVEKKRKKTRRGRRSKKMVKDEEVEGNIEQEEEMREKEAEMRKKEVKIVKKKRRKMRRGKRRYSKKEEEENIVTEVEMRAKEEEKIVEKTFV; encoded by the exons ATGGAGGAGGAGAAGGAAAATAACGAGGAAGAGGAAAGGATGATGGAGAAGGAAGAGAAGCAGAATGAAGAGGGGAGGATGATGGAGGAAGAAAAGGAGAATAAGGAGAAAGAGGAGAAGATGAACGAGGAGAAAAATCAGGAAGATAATGGGAAAGAGGAGCAAATAACACCCCCCATTTTGGCAGAACAAGGCACTGATG ATGATGAGCAGGAGATTATGGAGAAGAGTGACAGAATGAAAGAGGAGAGCgtggaggaggagaaggaggaggaggacatagtggaaaagaagagaaagaagacGAGAAGGGGGAGGAGAAGTAAAAAGATGGTAAAGGATGAGGAGGTGGAGGGGAACATTGAGCAGGAGGAGGAAATGAGGGAGAAAGAGGCGGAAATGAGGAAGAAGGAGGTGAAAATAGTGAAAAAGAAGAGAAGGAAGATGAGAAGAGGGAAGAGAAGATATAGcaaaaaggaggaggaggagaacatTGTGACAGAGGTGGAAATGAGGGCGAAGGAGGAGGAGAAAATAGTGGAAAAgacatttgtttaa